The segment GTGAGCTGGCCAGGTGAGGCTCGGAATGTGAGCATTGTCTCTGGAGGGAGGCTGGtaggagatggtggtgggtggtgagttcagttcctggttccTGGTAGACTGTGCTTTCTGTTCCTCTCTGGCAGCATTACTCCAAGACTGCACTACTAAACCTTGCCTATTAAACTCCTCAGAGTCTGTGAGCTAGAAATGGCTTATCTGGGCTTTTCTGCCTCAAAGTCTCTCTGCTGCTATGGAGGAGGAATCAGCTTATATTactttggggcttcaaaatcattgcagatggtgactgtagccatgaaattaaaagatgtttgctccttggaaaaaaaaaagttatgactaatcaactcagcatatgaaaaagcaaagacaatactttgccaacaaaggtacttTTAGTTAAGGCTGTGGTTTGCCCAATAGGCATGATTGAAAGAGAgaaatggactataaagaaagctgagcaccgaagaactgatgtttgtgaactgtggtgttgtagaagactgttgagagtacCTTGGCtgcaaagagataaaaccagtccttcctaaaggaaatcagtcttagatgttcactggaaggacggatactgaaggtgaaactccaataactTGGACATCTGATGAAAAgaaatgattcatttgaaaagaccctgaggttgagaaaaattgaaggcaggaaaaggagacaattcacgatgagatgcctggatggtaCCAACAACACAAAGGATATTAGACACATTAAATTTGGAGACGACCCAATGGATATACAATCCTGGCAAGTTGCAGTACATGCAGCTGAAAAGAGAGGAATACGAGTTACAGACTGAACTATAATGAAGTAAATGAATATCTCCTGAAGGAGGATGACTGTTGCTTTCCTTCTCGGTGTGTGACATGTGTGTTTGTTTCCTCTCCCGTTCAGGACATTATGCTTGCACTCCAGGACTATGGGGGTTTAACCGTCCACGGGTTTACCATAGATGCAGTGTTGAATCCGTTGATGCTTACTAGGAAAGAAGGGCCTTGACCCTGCTTTCTCCTTAGCCTATTCCATCCGGCCCACTTCCCGTTCCCCAATCCCTTTCCAGTAAGCTACTGCTTTGTGCACTATGAGCCAAGTGCTCAAATCCTTGTGCTCTAGCCTCCTTCCCATGGCATGAAGAAGCGAGATCACACAGTATTTTAATCTCTTTTGCACGGAATTCCCCCAGCAAAAGGCCACCTTCCCATTCCCTAGACCACACCGCTTCAATCgatattcttctccatttctcctcctcctcctcctccttcttcttcctctccagAGGGTGTGGATGGGGTAAGCAGTAAGTCCATTTGAGACGATGGGGCAGAGGAAGATGGGTGGTGCTGATGAGGGCGGGCTGTAGGTGGCTCCACTTCCTCGTGCAGGGCACGCCTGTACATGTTCTTGGGGGAAGATACCGCGCATCATTCTTTGTCCTCTCTACGTGTGGAGGGCAATTGCGGTGTAGGTACCCGTGAGGGGGAAACAAGCCATCGGAACGTTCTCTGTTCCTTGCCACGCCGACTAGCGCAGTCAGGAGCCAGAGTTGCCCCCTCGAGGTCTGAGATGCTACATCGCAAATTCCCGGTTTGCCGTTTGATGGAGGGTTTGGGGTTTGAAGCCAGCAgccaagcaaaagaaagaaaacgcaAGAGGTGGTCGATAAGGGGCCTCAGGTGCCCCTCCAGCGCGTCACGGGCTCATGAGGCAGTCGAGAAAGCGGCCAGGGGAGGACAGCTTCCCCACCGCCCCAGGCACTTTGGAGGCCGGCCGCATCTCCTGGCGTCCAGAGGCGTTTGTCCGGGGCCCAGCGGGCTGATTCTGCCAGACAGGACGGGCAGAGTCGGAAGTCCAGTTGTCTTGCTATCACGATGTAGGGTAGGCTTGGGTCTTTCCTCAGTGCGGGGAGGACCTTTGCTTTCAGAAACGAACGTGGCGCGACATATCTCCACTTAGGCACCAGTGCGATGCTGGTGGAGAAGTTTCTTTGGGACTGGTTGGGTGGCCTGGTGGCGGTGCTCACGGCCTTGTGGATCGCTTCTCCTTTGTTGGCACTTGGAGCTTCTCCGGCATACTCCTCGCACCGGACATGGAGCCCCAGGGATCTCTGCGGACGAGCGTGGTGCCGGGGACGCACGCATCCCCGCCTCATTCCTGCCGGACCCTCTGCCAAGTAGCACGAGGCCTCCCAAAGGACAGCCACCCATAAAGACCGCTTGCCCATCTCCTCCCCGGACGCCTCCGGACGTTTGGGGCATTTTCGAGAGCCTGACCGGCCGGAAGGAGTCGGTGCGTGGACCTGCACCCGCTCTTCCCTGCCCCCCGAAGGGCTCCGGAGATCGTCTCCTTGCTCGGCTGGCTGGGGGTGTTCTGTGAGGCGTCTCCAGGCCGCGCCACTCACCCGAGGCCAGCGGTGCGGCCAGGGAACGGAGACGGGGAAAGAAAGGCAAACCCACACCCGAAGTCCCATCCAGAGAGGACTCTCCCACCCTCGCGGAAGTGCGAGGCCCTCGGCCCGTGCCCAGACCCGCTCGTGCACCCCATCCCCCCATCCTCTCCAGCGACTTCCCAGCAGAGCCAGCCCTCGAGAGCTCAGCCGCTCAGGCACGAGCCCGTTCCAAGTGAACAGCGAGACCCCGGGCACACTCCAGGCCCTGCCTTTTCCCAGGAGGCTGCATCACGCACACGGCCGAGAGGAACTCGCTCCTCGTCGGAACTCCTGGTGCGTCACACAGGGCGTGCCGCACACAGCGTGTGCCTGGGCGTCTGCACGCATGTGCGTCAGAGCCGACCTACCGCCACAGCCCCAGAGATGGCCGCGGCTTCTTGTTCTTCCCCTTGGTCGCTCTGGCCCTCCCGCTGGCACAAGGGCCGTTGCCGACGTTCTTCGGCCCCGGAGGCGGGGTGTCCGTGCTGGGACGGTCGAGCCGCTCGTGCTCCTGTTGGGGCGGCGTGCGGTTTCTCCCTCCTCCGTGTTTGGACTGGTGAATCACGACTGCGCCGGCAGGCAGGGCAGACTGGACCTTCCGGAGCTCCAAGGCCGGCTTCGGTCGGTTGAGTTCTTGCAGGCGTCTCCACTGCTCTAAGCTCATCCCTTCGACCTCTGTGTCTCCCGGGGACTCCTCCGACCCAGGAGCTCTGCCGCCGGCGTCTCCTGCAGGCTGCCGGGGGTCTGTGGGGTCAGCCCCGACGGGGGCCGCTGCCCCTCGCCCAGCGCCCCCTTCCCACGCACCCTCCCGGGCGTAGAACAGGACGTAGGCGCTCTGGCTCAGGGCAGCGGTCTCGTCACAGGCGGTCACCTCGGCATCGTCCATCTTATACCATTGGCCGTTGCCCGCTCGGACGTAACAGAAGTAGTGTCCTCGCTCACAGCTCCACCCGGAGTGCACCAGCACGGCATAGAGCACGTAGCCCAGTGGCCCTGCCTTCCGCTCAGACGTGTAGGGCTGCAGGTCCAAGCACTGGGGATAGCGCACCTCCTGAGCCCTTTTGGCCCCGCTCACCGGTGTGAACCGCTTCAGCACCAGCACCAGGACCTGGGAGGTGCTGTGCACAGTCAACCTCTTGGTGGCAGGCACCTTCCGGAGACAGACGCCGCAGTCATAGGCATTGTCCGCGTCCAGCTTCTCGGGCTTCACCAGCTCGCTCAGAGCTTGCTCCACACTCTGAGCCGCCGTGATATCCAGGCTGATGTCCAGATAAGGGTCGAACGTGTCCGAGACACCGAGGCAGTGGAGACACTGGATCTGAGACCTCCACGTCCCGCCGAAGATCTGACGGATGACGGTGGTGTCCCCCGAGGCATGGCCCGACGGCTGGGATGCACTCAAGCACCCTTGCTGCATGGCATTCAGAGTGAACATCAGAAACTCGTGGGCATCCTCCTGCTGGTGTCTGTGGAAGCCCGCCAGCAGGTCCTTGCGGGGCCGGATCACCTCTCCCGCGTGAAGGAGGGCTCGGGTCACGTGAGCGCGCATGGCACAGAGCGTGCAGGCGCTGCGGGCCGGACAGAGGGTGGCGTGCGGCTGGGACACCATCCAGCTGGCCAGGGGCGGCGTGTGGCTCAGACACTGCAGCGCCGCGTTCACGTAGCAGGTGTTCCCCAGATTCTgcagcccagcccccaccccccacggcCCCTTCCAACTCAGGGCGCCTGTCTGGCCAGGCCTCAGCCCTGCCGGCCCAGGAGCCAAGTCACCCCGCTGCGGACGCCCAAGCGCCGGCGACGGCCCCTCAGGGACAGAGGGTCCCCGAAGGGCATCCGCACCAGCGGCGCTGGGCCCACCACCTTGCCCTCCGGGGAAGACGTCGAAGGGAGACGGACACACAGCTCCCCCGTGCTCAGAAGCAGCGCCCGGGGCTCTGCACACGAGGCCCACGAGGGTTTCCATCTCCTACCTGCAGCTGCACGCCGACGCCTCCTTCCCTCAGACGGTCCGGCTCCAAAAaagggcctgggccccgccccctcggGCCTCTGGGGGTttccccacagccccacccccgcACCTGCAAGCTCCTCATTGGCTGCGGCGGCCGAGGGCGTGGCCACTCCCACTCCCGCCATCCAACCACCCACACTTTTCTCGGGGAATTCCCCTTGACCGGGCCCCACACGCACTTCCGACCTGACCCCCTGGACCAAAGGGCTCAGGATGCAAATGATTCGGGGGCATTGGGCCTTCCAGCCTTGCCCGCTGGACAGTCACTGCGGGGCTTCCAAGTTCAGCACACAAATGCCGGCTGGACAGGACTTCCGTGGGCTCACCATTCACATCCTAACACACTTGTGGACACATATGTCTGCCCACCGACCCTCTCCCCTTTAGGGGtctccccacccccgaccccggcCTGAACAACCCCTCCCCGGACGACAATAAACCCTCGCCTCAACTTTGCACTCCAGTGAGGCCCTCCCCAATTTCGATGCGTTCTCACTGGACACTCTTCTAGCGTTCAGGGTCCTAGCACCGAAACATGCCGACAGAGTGGCACATACgcttttcttccttcagggcCGTTGGTCAAGATCCAAAGCGAGCTCATTTGGAAAGGCATAGGCTCCCTGCAACTTTGGATTCATTTCTGcagctccttttctctctccgttgccttttttcttcctttatttatttatttatttttctggttggtGTTTTCgggttttttgagtttttttttttttttccatttattttttaacttttttttttattttgtgttcattttgtaattttttttgttgcttttattctctttctctattttatatacaccAGTTGACTCATACAGTCGTCTTTCAAACGCCAGGGCTCAAAATGCGCTATAACTCAAGGTATAAAAAAGGtttccctcctggaggaggatgaCTGTTGCTTTCCTTCTCGGTGTGTGACATGTGTGTTTGTTTGCTCTCCCGTCCTGGACATTATGCTTGCCTTCCAGGACTATGGGGGTTTGACCGTCCACGGGTTTACCGTAGCTGAAGTGTTGATTCTGTTGATCCTCACTAGGAAAGAAGAGCCCTGACCCTGCTTTCTTCCTTAGCCTAttgcacccctcccacctcccgctcCCCCATCCCATTCTAGGAGCCTACCGCTTTGTGATTTATGATCCAAGTGCTCACACCCTTCCTGTCCTCTTGCCTCCTTCCTGTGGCACAGAGAAGCCAGATCAGCcaggatttttctctcttttgcccGGATTTCACCCAGCATAAGGCCACCTTCCCATTCCCTCTGCCCCGCAGCTGCAATCgacattcttctcctttttctcctcctcctcctcctcctcctccttcttcagaGGGTGTGGATGGGGTAAGCAGTAAGTCCATTTGAGACGATGGGGCAGAGGAAGATGGGTGGTGCTGATGAGGGCGGGCTGTAGGTGGCTCCACTTCCTCGTGCAGGGCACGCCTGTACATGTTCTTGGGGGAAGATACCGCGCATCATTCTTTGTCCTCTCTACGTGTGGAGGGCAATTGCGGTGTAGGTACCCGTGAGGGGGAAACAAGCCATCGGAACGTTCTCTGTTCCTTGCCACGCCGACTAGCGCAGTCAGGAGCCAGAGTTGCCCCCTCGAGGTCTGAGATGCTACATCGCAAATTCCCGGTTTGCCGTTTGATGGAGGGTTTGGGGTTTGAAGCCAGCAgccaagcaaaagaaagaaaacgcaAGAGGTGGTCGATAAGGGGCCTCAGGTGCCCCTCCAGCGCGTCACGGGCTCATGAGGCAGTCGAGAAAGCGGCCAGGGGAGGACAGCTTCCCCACCGCCCCAGGCACTTTGGAGGCCGGCCGCATCTCCTGGCGTCCAGAGGCGTTTGTCCGGGGCCCAGCGGGCTGATTCTGCCAGACAGGACGGGCAGAGTCGGAAGTCCAGTTGTCTTGCTATCACGATGTAGGGTAGGCTTGGGTCTTTCCTCAGTGCGGGGAGGACCTTTGCTTTCAGAAACGAACGTGGCGCGACATATCTCCACTTAGGCACCAGTGCGATGCTGGTGGAGAAGTTTCTTTGGGACTGGTTGGGTGGCCTGGTGGCGGTGCTCACGGCCTTGTGGATCGCTTCTCCTTTGTTGGCACTTGGAGCTTCTCCGGCATACTCCTCGCACCGGACATGGAGCCCCAGGGATCTCTGCGGACGAGCGTGGTGCCGGGGACGCACGCATCCCCGCCTCATTCCTGCCGGACCCTCTGCCAAGTAGCACGAGGCCTCCCAAAGGACAGCCACCCATAAAGACCGCTTGCCCATCTCCTCCCCGGACGCCTCCGGACGTTTGGGGCATTTTCGAGAGCCTGACCGGCCGGAAGGAGTCGGTGCGTGGACCTGCACCCGCTCTTCCCTGCCCCCCGAAGGGCTCCGGAGATCGTCTCCTTGCTCGGCTGGCTGGGGGCGTTCTGTGAGGCGTCTCCAGGCCGCGCCACTCACCCGAGGCCAGCGGTGCGGCCAGGGAACGGAGACGGGGAAAGAAAGGCAAACCCACACCCGAAGTCCCATCCAGAGAGGACTCTCCCACCCTCGCGGAAGTGCGAGGCCCTCGGCCCGTGCCCAGACCCGCTCGTGCACCCCATCCCCCCATCCTCTCCAGCGACTTCCCAGCAGAGCCAGCCCTCGAGAGCTCAGCCGCTCAGGCACGAGCCCGTTCCAAGTGAACAGCGAGACCCCGGGCACACTCCAGGCCCTGCCTTTTCCCAGGAGGCTGCATCACGCACACGGCCGAGAGGAACTCGCTCCTCGTCGGAACTCCTGGTGCGTCACACAGGGCGTGCCGCACACAGCGTGTGCCTGGGCGTCTGCACGCATGTGCGTCAGAGCCGACCTACCGCCACAGCCCCAGAGATGGCCGCGGCTTCTTGTTCTTCCCCTTGGTCGCTCTGGCCCTCCCGCTGGCACAAGGGCCGTTGCCGACGTTCTTCGGCCCCGGAGGCGGGGTGTCCGTGCTGGGACGGTCGAGCCGCTCGTGCTCCTGTTGGGGCGGCGTGCGGTTTCTCCCTCCTCCGTGTTTGGACTGGTGAATCACGACTGCGCCGGCAGGCAGGGCAGACTGGACCTTCCGGAGCTCCAAGGCCGGCTTCGGTCGGTTGAGTTCTTGCAGGCGTCTCCACTGCTCTAAGCTCATCCCTTCGACCTCTGTGTCTCCCGGGGACTCCTCCGACCCAGGAGCTCTGCCGCCGGCGTCTCCTGCAGGCTGCCGGGGGTCTGTGGGGTCAGCCCCGACGGGGGCCGCTGCCCCTCGCCCAGCGCCCCCTTCCCACGCACCCTCCCGGGCGTAGAACAGGACGTAGGCGCTCTGGCTCAGGGCAGCGGTCTCGTCACAGGCGGTCACCTCGGCATCGTCCATCTTATACCATTGGCCGTTGCCCGCTCGGACGTAACAGAAGTAGTGTCCTCGCTCACAGCTCCACCCGGAGTGCACCAGCACGGCATAGAGCACGTAGCCCAGTGGCCCTGCCTTCCGCTCAGACGTGTAGGGCTGCAGGTCCAAGCACTGGGGATAGCGCACCTCCTGAGCCCTTTTGGCCCCGCTCACCGGTGTGAACCGCTTCAGCACCAGCACCAGGACCTGGGAGGTGCTGTGCACAGTCAACCTCTTGGTGGCAGGCACCTTCCGGAGACAGACGCCGCAGTCATAGGCATTGTCCGCGTCCAGCTTCTCGGGCTTCACCAGCTCGCTCAGAGCTTGCTCCACACTCTGAGCCGCCGTGATATCCAGGCTGATGTCCAGATAAGGGTCGAACGTGTCCGAGACACCGAGGCAGTGGAGACACTGGATCTGAGACCTCCACGTCCCGCCGAAGATCTGACGGATGACGGTGGTGTCCCCCGAGGCATGGCCCGACGGCTGGGATGCACTCAAGCACCCTTGCTGCATGGCATTCAGAGTGAACATCAGAAACTCGTGGGCATCCTCCTGCTGGTGTCTGTGGAAGCCCGCCAGCAGGTCCTTGCGGGGCCGGATCACCTCTCCCGCGTGAAGGAGGGCTCGGGTCACGTGAGCGCGCATGGCACAGAGCGTGCAGGCGCTGCGGGCCGGACAGAGGGTGGCGTGCGGCTGGGACACCATCCAGCTGGCCAGGGGCGGCGTGTGGCTCAGACACTGCAGCGCCGCGTTCACGTAGCAGGTGTTCCCCAGATTCTgcagcccagcccccaccccccacggcCCCTTCCAACTCAGGGCGCCTGTCTGGCCAGGCCTCAGCCCTGCCGGCCCAGGAGCCAAGTCACCCCGCTGCGGACGCCCAAGCGCCGGCGACGGCCCCTCAGGGACAGAGGGTCCCCGAAGGGCATCCGCACCAGCGGCGCTGGGCCCACCACCTTGCCCTCCGGGGAAGACGTCGAAGGGAGACGGACACACAGCTCCCCCGTGCTCAGAAGCAGCGCCCGGGGCTCTGCACACGAGGCCCACGAGGGTTTCCATCTCCTACCTGCAGCTGCACGCCGACGCCTCCTTCCCTCAGACGGTCCGGCTCCAAAAaagggcctgggccccgccccctcggGCCTCTGGGGGTttccccacagccccacccccgcACCTGCAAGCTCCTCATTGGCTGCGGCGGCCGAGGGCGTGGCCACTCCCACTCCCGCCATCCAACCACCCACACTTTTCTCGGGGAATTCCCCTTGACCGGGCCCCACACGCACTTCCGACCTGACCCCCTGGACCAAAGGGCTCAGGATGCAAATGATTCGGGGGCATTGGGCCTTCCAGCCTTGCCCGCTGGACAGTCACTGCGGGGCTTCCAAGTTCAGCACACAAATGCCGGCTGGACAGGACTTCCGTGGGCTCACCATTCACATCCTAACACACTTGTGGACACATATGTCTGCCCACCGACCCTCTCCCCTTTAGGGGtctccccacccccgaccccggcCTGAACAACCCCTCCCCGGACGACAATAAACCCTCGCCTCAACTTTGCACTCCAGTGAGGCCCTCCCCAATTTCGATGCGTTCTCACTGGACACTCTTCTAGCGTTCAGGGTCCTAGCACCGAAACATGCCGACAGAGTGGCACATACgcttttcttccttcagggcCGTTGGTCAAGATCCAAAGCGAGCTCATTTGGAAAGGCATAGGCTCCCTGCAACTTTGGATTCATTTCTGcagctccttttctctctccgttgccttttttcttcctttatttatttatttatttttctggttggtGTTTTCgggttttttgagttttttttctttttttccatttattttttaacttttttttttattttgtgttcattttgtaattttttttgttgcttttattctctttctctattttatatacaccAGTTGACTCATACAGTCGTCTTTCAAACGCCAGGGCTCAAAATGCGCTATAACTCAAGGTATAAAAAAGGtttccctcctggagga is part of the Bubalus kerabau isolate K-KA32 ecotype Philippines breed swamp buffalo chromosome 4, PCC_UOA_SB_1v2, whole genome shotgun sequence genome and harbors:
- the LOC129648519 gene encoding ubiquitin carboxyl-terminal hydrolase 17-like protein 6 — translated: METLVGLVCRAPGAASEHGGAVCPSPFDVFPGGQGGGPSAAGADALRGPSVPEGPSPALGRPQRGDLAPGPAGLRPGQTGALSWKGPWGVGAGLQNLGNTCYVNAALQCLSHTPPLASWMVSQPHATLCPARSACTLCAMRAHVTRALLHAGEVIRPRKDLLAGFHRHQQEDAHEFLMFTLNAMQQGCLSASQPSGHASGDTTVIRQIFGGTWRSQIQCLHCLGVSDTFDPYLDISLDITAAQSVEQALSELVKPEKLDADNAYDCGVCLRKVPATKRLTVHSTSQVLVLVLKRFTPVSGAKRAQEVRYPQCLDLQPYTSERKAGPLGYVLYAVLVHSGWSCERGHYFCYVRAGNGQWYKMDDAEVTACDETAALSQSAYVLFYAREGAWEGGAGRGAAAPVGADPTDPRQPAGDAGGRAPGSEESPGDTEVEGMSLEQWRRLQELNRPKPALELRKVQSALPAGAVVIHQSKHGGGRNRTPPQQEHERLDRPSTDTPPPGPKNVGNGPCASGRARATKGKNKKPRPSLGLWR